Proteins co-encoded in one Salvia splendens isolate huo1 unplaced genomic scaffold, SspV2 ctg1193, whole genome shotgun sequence genomic window:
- the LOC121789011 gene encoding sucrose-phosphatase 1-like isoform X2 gives MLLTKSESSLRKTMDRLTENANLMIVSDLDHTMVDHHDPENLSLLRFNALWEANYRSNSLLVFSTGRSPTLYKELRKEKPMLTPDITIMSVGTEITYGNSMEPDNGWVEYLNQKWDRNIVFEETSKIPELTLQSETEQRPHKASFYVQKDKADDITRSLSTCLKERGLDVKIIYSGGMDLDILPQGAGKGQALAYLHDKFKAEGKLPKNTLVCGDSGNDADLFTVPDVHGVMVSNAQEELLQWHAIYAKNNPKIIHAKERCAAGIIQAIGHFNLGPSISPRDVTDLSDTKLDNFDPAYEVVKFYLFYERWRLAEVENSELYLANLKAVCSKSGIFVHPSGIEKQLHDCVDSLRTSYGDKKGQPFRVWVDQVLPVQVGSDSWLVKFKKWEQSGGERLCCLTTALLSSKGVTVADGLTWVLVHQTWLKEAGPSSDAEWLF, from the exons ATGTTGCTGACAAAG AGTGAATCTAGCCTTAGAAAAACAATGGACCGGCTAACTGAGAATGCGAACCTCATGATTGTCTCTGATCTTGATCATACAATG GTAGATCATCATGATCCTGAGAATCTCTCCCTGCTTAGATTCAATGCCTTGTGGGAAGCAAATTACCGTAGTAACTCTTTGCTAGTTTTCTCCACTGGGAGGTCACCCACCCTATACAAGGAATTGAGGAAAGAGAAGCCCATGCTAACCCCTGATATCACAATAATGTCTGTGGGAACTGAAATAACTTATGGTAACTCTATGGAACCAGATAACGGTTGGGTTGAATATTTAAATCAGAAATGGGATAGGAATATAGTTTTTGAAGAGACAAGCAAGATTCCAGAGCTTACTCTTCAG TCTGAGACAGAGCAACGGCCACACAAAGCGAGCTTTTATGTTCAGAAAGACAAGGCTGATGATATTACAAGATCTCTTTCGACTTGCTTAAAAGAACGTGGG TTGGATGTCAAAATAATATATAGTGGAGGTATGGACTTGGACATTTTGCCTCAAGGTGCTGGCAAAGGGCAAGCACTTGCTTATTTGCATGATAAGTTCAAGGCTGAGGGCAAATTACCGAAAAATACACTTGTTTGTGGTGACTCTGGAAATGATGCTGATCTGTTTACTGTCCCAGATGTACATGGTGTCATG GTCAGTAATGCCCAGGAGGAATTACTGCAGTGGCATGCTATATATGCAAAAAACAATCCTAAAATAATTCATGCAAAGGAGAGATGTGCAGCGGGTATTATACAAGCCATCGGTCACTTTAATCTTGGTCCAAGTATATCTCCTAGAGATGTTACTGACTTATCTGATACTAAGTTGGACAACTTTGACCCTGCGTATGAAGTTGTGAAGTTTTACTTGTTTTATGAGCGGTGGAGACTTGCTGAAGTTGAAAACTCGGAGCTTTATTTGGCAAACCTGAAGGCAGTTTGT AGTAAGTCTGGGATTTTTGTTCACCCTTCTGGAATTGAAAAGCAGCTTCATGACTGTGTGGACTCACTAAGAACCTCTTATGGGGACAAAAAAGGCCAGCCCTTTCGGGTTTGGGTAGATCAGGTCTTACCTGTGCAGGTTGGGTCAGACTCATGGCTGGTGAAGTTTAAGAAATGGGAGCAATCAG GCGGAGAGCGGCTATGCTGTTTGACCACTGCTTTATTAAGTTCAAAA GGGGTGACCGTGGCCGATGGGTTAACCTGGGTGCTTGTCCATCAAACATGGTTGAAAGAAGCAGGCCCAAGCAGTGACGCAGAGTGGTTGTTctag
- the LOC121789011 gene encoding sucrose-phosphatase 1-like isoform X4, with amino-acid sequence MLQVDHHDPENLSLLRFNALWEANYRSNSLLVFSTGRSPTLYKELRKEKPMLTPDITIMSVGTEITYGNSMEPDNGWVEYLNQKWDRNIVFEETSKIPELTLQSETEQRPHKASFYVQKDKADDITRSLSTCLKERGLDVKIIYSGGMDLDILPQGAGKGQALAYLHDKFKAEGKLPKNTLVCGDSGNDADLFTVPDVHGVMVSNAQEELLQWHAIYAKNNPKIIHAKERCAAGIIQAIGHFNLGPSISPRDVTDLSDTKLDNFDPAYEVVKFYLFYERWRLAEVENSELYLANLKAVCSKSGIFVHPSGIEKQLHDCVDSLRTSYGDKKGQPFRVWVDQVLPVQVGSDSWLVKFKKWEQSGGERLCCLTTALLSSKGVTVADGLTWVLVHQTWLKEAGPSSDAEWLF; translated from the exons ATGCTGCAGGTAGATCATCATGATCCTGAGAATCTCTCCCTGCTTAGATTCAATGCCTTGTGGGAAGCAAATTACCGTAGTAACTCTTTGCTAGTTTTCTCCACTGGGAGGTCACCCACCCTATACAAGGAATTGAGGAAAGAGAAGCCCATGCTAACCCCTGATATCACAATAATGTCTGTGGGAACTGAAATAACTTATGGTAACTCTATGGAACCAGATAACGGTTGGGTTGAATATTTAAATCAGAAATGGGATAGGAATATAGTTTTTGAAGAGACAAGCAAGATTCCAGAGCTTACTCTTCAG TCTGAGACAGAGCAACGGCCACACAAAGCGAGCTTTTATGTTCAGAAAGACAAGGCTGATGATATTACAAGATCTCTTTCGACTTGCTTAAAAGAACGTGGG TTGGATGTCAAAATAATATATAGTGGAGGTATGGACTTGGACATTTTGCCTCAAGGTGCTGGCAAAGGGCAAGCACTTGCTTATTTGCATGATAAGTTCAAGGCTGAGGGCAAATTACCGAAAAATACACTTGTTTGTGGTGACTCTGGAAATGATGCTGATCTGTTTACTGTCCCAGATGTACATGGTGTCATG GTCAGTAATGCCCAGGAGGAATTACTGCAGTGGCATGCTATATATGCAAAAAACAATCCTAAAATAATTCATGCAAAGGAGAGATGTGCAGCGGGTATTATACAAGCCATCGGTCACTTTAATCTTGGTCCAAGTATATCTCCTAGAGATGTTACTGACTTATCTGATACTAAGTTGGACAACTTTGACCCTGCGTATGAAGTTGTGAAGTTTTACTTGTTTTATGAGCGGTGGAGACTTGCTGAAGTTGAAAACTCGGAGCTTTATTTGGCAAACCTGAAGGCAGTTTGT AGTAAGTCTGGGATTTTTGTTCACCCTTCTGGAATTGAAAAGCAGCTTCATGACTGTGTGGACTCACTAAGAACCTCTTATGGGGACAAAAAAGGCCAGCCCTTTCGGGTTTGGGTAGATCAGGTCTTACCTGTGCAGGTTGGGTCAGACTCATGGCTGGTGAAGTTTAAGAAATGGGAGCAATCAG GCGGAGAGCGGCTATGCTGTTTGACCACTGCTTTATTAAGTTCAAAA GGGGTGACCGTGGCCGATGGGTTAACCTGGGTGCTTGTCCATCAAACATGGTTGAAAGAAGCAGGCCCAAGCAGTGACGCAGAGTGGTTGTTctag
- the LOC121789011 gene encoding sucrose-phosphatase 1-like isoform X3, which produces MDRLTENANLMIVSDLDHTMVDHHDPENLSLLRFNALWEANYRSNSLLVFSTGRSPTLYKELRKEKPMLTPDITIMSVGTEITYGNSMEPDNGWVEYLNQKWDRNIVFEETSKIPELTLQSETEQRPHKASFYVQKDKADDITRSLSTCLKERGLDVKIIYSGGMDLDILPQGAGKGQALAYLHDKFKAEGKLPKNTLVCGDSGNDADLFTVPDVHGVMVSNAQEELLQWHAIYAKNNPKIIHAKERCAAGIIQAIGHFNLGPSISPRDVTDLSDTKLDNFDPAYEVVKFYLFYERWRLAEVENSELYLANLKAVCSKSGIFVHPSGIEKQLHDCVDSLRTSYGDKKGQPFRVWVDQVLPVQVGSDSWLVKFKKWEQSGGERLCCLTTALLSSKGVTVADGLTWVLVHQTWLKEAGPSSDAEWLF; this is translated from the exons ATGGACCGGCTAACTGAGAATGCGAACCTCATGATTGTCTCTGATCTTGATCATACAATG GTAGATCATCATGATCCTGAGAATCTCTCCCTGCTTAGATTCAATGCCTTGTGGGAAGCAAATTACCGTAGTAACTCTTTGCTAGTTTTCTCCACTGGGAGGTCACCCACCCTATACAAGGAATTGAGGAAAGAGAAGCCCATGCTAACCCCTGATATCACAATAATGTCTGTGGGAACTGAAATAACTTATGGTAACTCTATGGAACCAGATAACGGTTGGGTTGAATATTTAAATCAGAAATGGGATAGGAATATAGTTTTTGAAGAGACAAGCAAGATTCCAGAGCTTACTCTTCAG TCTGAGACAGAGCAACGGCCACACAAAGCGAGCTTTTATGTTCAGAAAGACAAGGCTGATGATATTACAAGATCTCTTTCGACTTGCTTAAAAGAACGTGGG TTGGATGTCAAAATAATATATAGTGGAGGTATGGACTTGGACATTTTGCCTCAAGGTGCTGGCAAAGGGCAAGCACTTGCTTATTTGCATGATAAGTTCAAGGCTGAGGGCAAATTACCGAAAAATACACTTGTTTGTGGTGACTCTGGAAATGATGCTGATCTGTTTACTGTCCCAGATGTACATGGTGTCATG GTCAGTAATGCCCAGGAGGAATTACTGCAGTGGCATGCTATATATGCAAAAAACAATCCTAAAATAATTCATGCAAAGGAGAGATGTGCAGCGGGTATTATACAAGCCATCGGTCACTTTAATCTTGGTCCAAGTATATCTCCTAGAGATGTTACTGACTTATCTGATACTAAGTTGGACAACTTTGACCCTGCGTATGAAGTTGTGAAGTTTTACTTGTTTTATGAGCGGTGGAGACTTGCTGAAGTTGAAAACTCGGAGCTTTATTTGGCAAACCTGAAGGCAGTTTGT AGTAAGTCTGGGATTTTTGTTCACCCTTCTGGAATTGAAAAGCAGCTTCATGACTGTGTGGACTCACTAAGAACCTCTTATGGGGACAAAAAAGGCCAGCCCTTTCGGGTTTGGGTAGATCAGGTCTTACCTGTGCAGGTTGGGTCAGACTCATGGCTGGTGAAGTTTAAGAAATGGGAGCAATCAG GCGGAGAGCGGCTATGCTGTTTGACCACTGCTTTATTAAGTTCAAAA GGGGTGACCGTGGCCGATGGGTTAACCTGGGTGCTTGTCCATCAAACATGGTTGAAAGAAGCAGGCCCAAGCAGTGACGCAGAGTGGTTGTTctag
- the LOC121789011 gene encoding sucrose-phosphatase 1-like isoform X1, which produces MQSHLSGTLTPLSSPFQRNAICQSESSLRKTMDRLTENANLMIVSDLDHTMVDHHDPENLSLLRFNALWEANYRSNSLLVFSTGRSPTLYKELRKEKPMLTPDITIMSVGTEITYGNSMEPDNGWVEYLNQKWDRNIVFEETSKIPELTLQSETEQRPHKASFYVQKDKADDITRSLSTCLKERGLDVKIIYSGGMDLDILPQGAGKGQALAYLHDKFKAEGKLPKNTLVCGDSGNDADLFTVPDVHGVMVSNAQEELLQWHAIYAKNNPKIIHAKERCAAGIIQAIGHFNLGPSISPRDVTDLSDTKLDNFDPAYEVVKFYLFYERWRLAEVENSELYLANLKAVCSKSGIFVHPSGIEKQLHDCVDSLRTSYGDKKGQPFRVWVDQVLPVQVGSDSWLVKFKKWEQSGGERLCCLTTALLSSKGVTVADGLTWVLVHQTWLKEAGPSSDAEWLF; this is translated from the exons ATGCAAAGCCATTTATCAGGTACTCTCACTCCTCTCTCATCACCTTTCCAACGCAACGCTATTTGTCAG AGTGAATCTAGCCTTAGAAAAACAATGGACCGGCTAACTGAGAATGCGAACCTCATGATTGTCTCTGATCTTGATCATACAATG GTAGATCATCATGATCCTGAGAATCTCTCCCTGCTTAGATTCAATGCCTTGTGGGAAGCAAATTACCGTAGTAACTCTTTGCTAGTTTTCTCCACTGGGAGGTCACCCACCCTATACAAGGAATTGAGGAAAGAGAAGCCCATGCTAACCCCTGATATCACAATAATGTCTGTGGGAACTGAAATAACTTATGGTAACTCTATGGAACCAGATAACGGTTGGGTTGAATATTTAAATCAGAAATGGGATAGGAATATAGTTTTTGAAGAGACAAGCAAGATTCCAGAGCTTACTCTTCAG TCTGAGACAGAGCAACGGCCACACAAAGCGAGCTTTTATGTTCAGAAAGACAAGGCTGATGATATTACAAGATCTCTTTCGACTTGCTTAAAAGAACGTGGG TTGGATGTCAAAATAATATATAGTGGAGGTATGGACTTGGACATTTTGCCTCAAGGTGCTGGCAAAGGGCAAGCACTTGCTTATTTGCATGATAAGTTCAAGGCTGAGGGCAAATTACCGAAAAATACACTTGTTTGTGGTGACTCTGGAAATGATGCTGATCTGTTTACTGTCCCAGATGTACATGGTGTCATG GTCAGTAATGCCCAGGAGGAATTACTGCAGTGGCATGCTATATATGCAAAAAACAATCCTAAAATAATTCATGCAAAGGAGAGATGTGCAGCGGGTATTATACAAGCCATCGGTCACTTTAATCTTGGTCCAAGTATATCTCCTAGAGATGTTACTGACTTATCTGATACTAAGTTGGACAACTTTGACCCTGCGTATGAAGTTGTGAAGTTTTACTTGTTTTATGAGCGGTGGAGACTTGCTGAAGTTGAAAACTCGGAGCTTTATTTGGCAAACCTGAAGGCAGTTTGT AGTAAGTCTGGGATTTTTGTTCACCCTTCTGGAATTGAAAAGCAGCTTCATGACTGTGTGGACTCACTAAGAACCTCTTATGGGGACAAAAAAGGCCAGCCCTTTCGGGTTTGGGTAGATCAGGTCTTACCTGTGCAGGTTGGGTCAGACTCATGGCTGGTGAAGTTTAAGAAATGGGAGCAATCAG GCGGAGAGCGGCTATGCTGTTTGACCACTGCTTTATTAAGTTCAAAA GGGGTGACCGTGGCCGATGGGTTAACCTGGGTGCTTGTCCATCAAACATGGTTGAAAGAAGCAGGCCCAAGCAGTGACGCAGAGTGGTTGTTctag